A stretch of the Pedobacter sp. MC2016-14 genome encodes the following:
- a CDS encoding TonB-dependent receptor, producing MYRNYTRKLGVPSSVCHKILLIMRLTTVLLLASLLQVSASGLAQKITVSKSSASLKSVLKEISAQSGYLFLYSDAVMNQAIPVDIDVKNKKIEEVLEVIFDNQPLSYNVNKTTITLRGKGHGSILESVSALLSARDIQGRVVNDDGIPISGVNVRKRSGGRSVITDAKGAFAINVDDDKTVLVFSYVGYLNKEAIAKPGMVVTMNASSNKLDETVVVGYGTTRRRDLTGSVSSINVEEVRDAPFAAIDQALSGKSAGVQVVQSDGSPGGAAKIRIRGGTSLIGGNDPLYIVDGVQVQVQNNFLQTAADVVSPVERAGADSPNNAVSGAFARALNSLGGLNINDIESIDILKDASATAIYGSRAANGVVIITTKKGKYNQKATLETNYYTNISSARAEKLLNRDQYMTILKEGAVNLNTARAARNLAADPVATNIISGAFFEGGDTNWMDLVLRTGFTQNADISVRGGGIGSRYYTSLAYMKNNGVVKGTDFSRIGGKVSLDNDITARLHISTNLDFGFTSNNVSNGVYTQALYAPPTFSPYNADGSVKVIAPASLNAYAYQGFQNPLFLLQGINKASAQSLIGSISGEYDILKSLKFKSTVSINYNTNNQNNFVPSTVSIATSSGSGTSGNGIATQGQSQTTNLFYENTLSWDKAFNENHRVNVLVGTSWNIFKSKSFTASGQGFPDDIFLNNLSSASITLPSTGVRGQNSLLSFYARANYSMFDKYIFTFTGRADASSKFPKNNRVGYFPSAGLAWRISSEKFMKDIKWIDEVKIRASAGYTGTQNIGDNLFYSLFSPVSYAGLPGLSPTQLGNDGIKWESTLQKDAGIDFSILKSRLRGGIGMYKKKTTGLLFQTSVAPSSGFTGATANVASLQNVGLELELSGEFLRKKNFQWSGSFNISGNRSKVLKLPSNLGNSADPSMYRYGNTVLKLGEPIGLLYGKTFDGIIQNQAELDAYKKVSRNANSAAYFGIGDARYVLTGVPSSATNPLQSYKDDVIGHAMPDFYGGYTNTLSFKNFSLSTLFTFSKGNEIFYLADAQNTDLSTRTNKGVRILDRWTPENPTATRPRLILGQSDFAYTNSNNIYDASFLRVKSATLSYQLPKRLLSKLGISKAYIYTSATNLFTITGYPGADPEVSNDPYSLIGGYSDVGGYPTVKQYSFGIRCAL from the coding sequence CGACCATTACGCTGAGAGGAAAAGGACATGGCAGTATTCTCGAAAGTGTGAGTGCCCTACTGTCAGCAAGGGACATACAAGGGCGTGTTGTTAATGACGACGGAATCCCTATATCCGGGGTAAATGTGAGGAAAAGGAGTGGTGGGAGAAGTGTGATCACGGATGCTAAAGGTGCATTTGCGATCAACGTTGATGACGATAAGACTGTTTTGGTTTTTTCTTATGTCGGATATCTGAATAAAGAGGCGATTGCAAAGCCGGGAATGGTGGTGACTATGAACGCATCATCTAACAAGCTGGACGAGACAGTGGTGGTAGGTTATGGTACCACACGAAGGCGGGATCTGACAGGTTCTGTAAGTTCCATAAACGTAGAAGAGGTTAGAGATGCTCCATTTGCGGCAATTGATCAGGCCCTGTCTGGAAAATCTGCGGGGGTTCAGGTTGTGCAATCAGACGGATCGCCTGGCGGAGCAGCAAAAATCAGGATACGCGGGGGGACTTCTTTAATTGGTGGAAATGATCCGCTTTATATTGTAGATGGCGTACAGGTGCAGGTACAGAATAATTTCCTGCAAACTGCAGCGGATGTGGTTTCACCGGTGGAGCGTGCTGGAGCCGATAGCCCAAACAATGCTGTTTCTGGAGCATTCGCCAGAGCACTTAACAGCTTGGGGGGACTGAATATAAACGATATTGAGTCAATAGATATTTTAAAGGATGCATCGGCGACTGCAATTTACGGATCAAGAGCTGCAAATGGCGTTGTAATTATTACCACAAAAAAAGGCAAATATAATCAAAAGGCCACTTTAGAGACGAATTATTACACGAATATAAGTTCTGCCAGAGCTGAAAAGCTGCTGAATCGGGATCAATATATGACAATTTTGAAGGAGGGTGCGGTTAACTTAAATACGGCAAGAGCTGCAAGAAATTTGGCGGCAGATCCGGTTGCTACAAATATCATTTCAGGTGCATTTTTTGAAGGTGGCGATACCAACTGGATGGATCTTGTTTTGAGAACTGGTTTTACGCAGAATGCCGATATTTCAGTTCGTGGAGGAGGTATTGGTTCCAGGTACTACACGTCATTAGCTTATATGAAAAATAACGGTGTGGTAAAAGGGACTGATTTTAGTCGTATCGGTGGAAAAGTTAGTTTGGATAATGACATTACAGCGCGGTTACACATTAGCACGAACCTTGATTTTGGTTTTACATCAAATAATGTTTCAAATGGAGTATATACGCAAGCGTTATACGCTCCGCCAACGTTTAGCCCGTACAATGCAGATGGCAGTGTAAAGGTAATCGCTCCAGCATCTTTAAATGCCTATGCGTATCAGGGATTTCAAAATCCATTGTTTTTATTGCAGGGTATCAATAAAGCAAGTGCTCAGTCCTTAATCGGATCAATATCCGGGGAGTATGATATTTTAAAATCACTCAAATTTAAAAGTACCGTATCGATTAATTACAATACAAACAATCAAAATAATTTTGTGCCTAGTACTGTGTCAATTGCAACCTCTAGTGGTTCTGGTACTTCTGGAAACGGTATTGCTACTCAAGGGCAGTCTCAAACCACCAATTTGTTCTATGAGAATACCCTGTCCTGGGACAAGGCTTTCAACGAGAACCACAGGGTAAACGTGTTGGTTGGTACTTCCTGGAATATTTTCAAGTCAAAGTCATTTACGGCAAGTGGACAAGGTTTTCCAGATGATATATTTTTGAATAACCTTTCCTCAGCTTCGATCACGCTTCCTTCAACTGGTGTGCGAGGTCAGAACTCGCTACTTAGTTTTTATGCCAGAGCAAATTATTCCATGTTTGACAAATATATCTTTACTTTCACAGGTAGGGCAGATGCGTCCTCGAAATTTCCGAAGAACAACCGGGTTGGCTATTTTCCTTCAGCAGGGCTGGCCTGGAGAATCTCGAGCGAGAAATTTATGAAAGATATCAAATGGATTGATGAGGTAAAAATTCGCGCGAGTGCGGGTTATACAGGTACTCAAAACATTGGCGACAATCTTTTTTATTCGTTGTTTTCCCCGGTTTCATACGCAGGCCTTCCTGGCTTATCTCCAACCCAATTAGGTAACGATGGAATCAAATGGGAATCTACCTTACAGAAGGATGCCGGGATAGATTTTTCGATTTTAAAGTCGCGGCTTAGGGGTGGTATTGGTATGTATAAAAAGAAAACCACAGGTCTTCTTTTCCAGACTTCTGTAGCTCCTAGTTCTGGATTTACAGGTGCCACTGCAAATGTGGCAAGTCTGCAAAATGTGGGCTTGGAATTAGAGCTATCCGGAGAATTTCTGCGCAAGAAAAATTTCCAGTGGTCTGGATCTTTTAACATATCAGGTAACCGGTCAAAGGTGCTTAAACTGCCTTCAAATTTGGGTAACTCTGCAGATCCTTCCATGTACCGCTACGGAAATACAGTATTGAAGTTGGGCGAACCTATCGGTTTATTATATGGGAAAACTTTTGACGGAATTATTCAGAACCAGGCTGAATTAGATGCTTATAAAAAAGTAAGCAGAAATGCCAATAGTGCGGCTTATTTTGGGATTGGTGATGCTCGTTATGTATTAACAGGAGTTCCGAGCAGCGCTACTAATCCTCTTCAGAGTTATAAAGATGATGTGATTGGCCACGCTATGCCTGATTTTTACGGTGGGTATACCAACACCTTATCTTTCAAGAATTTTTCACTATCAACACTGTTCACTTTTTCTAAGGGCAATGAAATCTTTTACTTAGCAGATGCTCAAAATACGGACCTCAGCACGCGTACAAACAAAGGTGTCAGGATCCTTGATCGATGGACGCCGGAAAATCCAACGGCAACACGTCCAAGGTTAATCTTGGGACAATCTGACTTTGCATATACCAACAGTAATAACATTTATGATGCCTCATTTTTAAGAGTTAAATCGGCTACTTTAAGTTACCAGTTACCTAAAAGGTTACTGAGTAAACTAGGCATTAGTAAAGCTTATATATACACTTCAGCGACAAACCTATTTACCATAACGGGTTATCCAGGTGCCGATCCGGAAGTGAGTAACGATCCATATAGCCTTATTGGGGGTTACAGCGATGTTGGTGGTTATCCAACTGTTAAGCAATATAGTTTTGGTATTCGTTGTGCACTTTAA
- a CDS encoding RagB/SusD family nutrient uptake outer membrane protein, whose protein sequence is MKNLFISISLSIVAVIGFSSCEKELGALPGNAKVDGNSVFDQATAQIALNGVYYNFANASTIKNDWMNHQVVPGSLSGHIQYGIGATPLETNENTQLLNAGYYWLESYKILNAANGLLKNVMALPDNKFTGNRKNEILAEARFLRAYAHLKLLTYYAEWYKMDSQYGVLLRDQVVTLTTTEKARSSVKESYDFITSDLDFAITNAPAANPNYYVTKWAAMALKIKMLMLRNTSADYAEVISLANTITSGSPFVLEARAEDIFHTKGLASTEVILGLKPQANQISDPYSKSRNYFPAASALWVASAGLKNLYANDPRGAWMIGTATPYTALYAPGTSYFMKYILQGGVPTTVSETDYPLRLTEVYLLKAEAIVRSGGSLSDAKALVHTIQQKAGITATANNTNYLAVESATNAADLLVEIYKETVRSLVAEDGSEWTSLLRLPMSTITQFKPSLTKQTQFIFPVPATEFLTNSLFGDQNPGYPKN, encoded by the coding sequence ATGAAAAATTTATTTATCTCTATATCTTTAAGTATTGTTGCGGTCATCGGATTCTCCAGTTGTGAAAAGGAACTGGGTGCACTTCCGGGAAATGCAAAGGTTGATGGCAATTCAGTCTTTGATCAAGCTACTGCGCAAATAGCACTTAACGGCGTCTATTATAATTTTGCCAATGCGAGTACCATAAAAAATGATTGGATGAATCATCAGGTGGTCCCTGGAAGTTTATCAGGTCACATACAATACGGAATTGGTGCTACACCGCTTGAAACAAACGAAAATACACAATTACTCAATGCTGGGTACTATTGGCTGGAATCCTATAAAATTCTTAATGCCGCAAATGGATTGCTTAAAAATGTAATGGCTTTGCCGGATAATAAGTTTACTGGCAACAGGAAGAATGAGATCCTGGCTGAAGCCCGGTTTTTGAGGGCTTACGCGCACCTGAAACTTTTGACGTATTATGCTGAATGGTATAAAATGGACAGTCAGTACGGTGTGCTTTTAAGAGATCAGGTAGTGACCTTAACCACTACCGAAAAAGCCAGGTCAAGTGTAAAGGAAAGTTATGATTTTATTACTTCGGATTTGGATTTTGCTATCACTAACGCGCCTGCAGCTAATCCCAATTATTACGTTACGAAATGGGCTGCAATGGCTTTAAAAATTAAAATGTTAATGCTGAGAAACACTTCTGCAGATTATGCAGAGGTGATATCTTTGGCTAATACCATTACTTCGGGAAGCCCATTTGTTCTGGAGGCAAGGGCGGAGGATATCTTTCACACGAAAGGTTTGGCCAGTACCGAAGTTATTCTGGGACTTAAGCCACAGGCCAACCAGATTTCTGATCCATATAGTAAAAGCAGAAACTATTTTCCCGCAGCATCCGCTTTATGGGTAGCATCAGCAGGATTAAAAAATCTTTACGCCAATGATCCAAGGGGCGCATGGATGATAGGGACCGCTACACCTTACACGGCACTTTATGCTCCCGGTACCTCCTATTTTATGAAATACATCTTGCAGGGAGGCGTGCCCACAACAGTTTCAGAGACCGATTATCCTTTACGTCTAACTGAAGTGTATTTGTTGAAAGCTGAGGCCATTGTACGTTCAGGTGGTAGCCTTTCTGATGCGAAGGCATTGGTTCATACCATTCAGCAAAAGGCAGGTATTACTGCTACCGCTAATAACACAAACTATTTAGCCGTAGAAAGTGCGACAAATGCTGCTGATTTGTTGGTAGAAATCTACAAAGAAACGGTACGAAGTCTTGTTGCTGAAGATGGCTCGGAGTGGACTTCATTGCTTAGATTGCCAATGTCGACCATCACACAGTTTAAGCCATCGCTCACAAAACAAACACAGTTTATATTTCCTGTTCCGGCTACGGAATTTTTGACCAATTCGCTTTTTGGAGATCAAAATCCTGGCTACCCTAAAAACTAA